In Erythrobacter litoralis HTCC2594, a single genomic region encodes these proteins:
- the grpE gene encoding nucleotide exchange factor GrpE: MSDDTKKQDTAADAEVEKEMEGVPEHLRDDRGSEEDASDDLSAALESLKSDLEAAKQETLYAKAETQNVRRRMEKDIQDARTYAATGFARDILSIADNLARAIDAIPQELREDEKFKGLVAGIEATQRELDKVFAQHGVSRIAAMGLPLDPNQHQAMMEVPTDEVEPGTIVQEMQAGYMIRDRLLRPSMVGVAKKPD; encoded by the coding sequence ATGAGCGACGATACCAAGAAGCAGGACACTGCGGCTGACGCAGAAGTCGAGAAGGAAATGGAAGGCGTTCCCGAGCATCTACGCGATGACCGTGGGAGCGAAGAGGACGCGTCGGACGACCTGTCCGCAGCACTTGAATCGCTAAAGAGCGATCTCGAGGCGGCCAAGCAGGAAACGCTCTACGCCAAGGCCGAGACGCAAAACGTCCGGCGCCGGATGGAGAAGGACATCCAGGACGCGCGCACCTATGCCGCGACCGGTTTTGCGCGCGATATCCTGTCCATCGCAGACAACCTGGCGCGCGCGATCGATGCCATTCCGCAGGAGCTGCGCGAAGACGAGAAGTTCAAGGGACTGGTCGCCGGTATCGAGGCCACGCAGCGCGAACTCGACAAGGTCTTTGCGCAGCACGGCGTCAGCCGCATCGCCGCCATGGGCCTGCCGCTCGACCCCAACCAGCATCAGGCGATGATGGAAGTCCCGACCGACGAAGTCGAACCGGGCACCATCGTGCAGGAAATGCAGGCGGGCTACATGATCCGCGACCGCCTGCTGCGCCCGTCCATGGTGGGTGTCGCAAAGAAGCCGGACTGA
- a CDS encoding indoleamine 2,3-dioxygenase, with translation MELKDYGLSRERGYLSHYEIDEITLPAELADIVGAANNLSGLLSTGRVRHWLDRLPDPEIEEWAREAPEAQVRTAMVHLSFLVQAYVWGEDVPSQHLPANLARPIVAVADRLGQSPLLPYSGYVLDNWARLDKSGPISLDNIYMYQNFVGGDDENWFVMIHVAIEAEAGVLLDNAAKLVTAAKTGDESEAERLLVEMDAAWERIYAHFARMPERCDPYIYFHRVRPYIHGWANNPALKGGGLIYEGVDQLGGKPQALRGQTGSQSSIVPAMDAVFQVGHSDDPLKSFLDELHRYRPVQHRRFIEDLTAQSTLRSFVEGSSSQSLKDAFNACLNQSARFRTRHLEYAASYINKQAGSIAGNDPDVGTGGTPFMRYLKKHRDENAAQLV, from the coding sequence ATGGAGCTTAAAGACTACGGTTTGAGCCGCGAGCGCGGCTATCTTTCGCATTACGAGATCGACGAGATCACGCTGCCCGCCGAACTTGCCGACATCGTCGGCGCGGCAAACAACCTTTCCGGACTGCTTTCGACCGGCAGGGTCCGCCACTGGCTCGACCGGTTGCCCGATCCCGAAATCGAGGAATGGGCTCGTGAAGCCCCGGAAGCGCAGGTCCGCACCGCGATGGTGCATCTCTCCTTCCTCGTGCAGGCCTACGTTTGGGGAGAAGACGTTCCGTCACAGCATTTGCCCGCCAATCTTGCCCGCCCCATCGTCGCCGTGGCCGATCGTCTCGGACAATCGCCGCTGCTGCCGTATTCGGGCTATGTGCTCGACAATTGGGCGCGTCTCGACAAATCGGGCCCTATCTCGCTCGACAACATCTACATGTACCAGAACTTCGTCGGGGGAGACGACGAGAACTGGTTCGTGATGATTCACGTCGCAATAGAGGCCGAAGCCGGCGTGCTTCTCGACAATGCGGCGAAGCTGGTGACCGCCGCGAAGACCGGAGATGAATCAGAGGCAGAGCGGCTCCTCGTTGAAATGGACGCGGCATGGGAGCGTATCTACGCCCACTTCGCGCGCATGCCCGAGCGCTGCGATCCCTACATCTATTTTCATCGCGTGCGGCCATACATCCACGGCTGGGCGAACAATCCGGCGCTGAAAGGCGGCGGCCTGATTTACGAAGGCGTCGACCAGCTTGGCGGAAAACCGCAGGCGCTGCGCGGGCAGACCGGTTCGCAATCCAGCATCGTCCCAGCGATGGATGCCGTCTTCCAGGTCGGCCACAGCGACGATCCGCTGAAGAGCTTCCTCGACGAACTGCATCGCTACCGCCCGGTCCAGCACCGCAGGTTTATCGAGGATCTGACAGCGCAGTCGACATTGCGGAGCTTTGTCGAAGGTTCGTCGAGCCAAAGCCTGAAAGACGCGTTCAACGCCTGCCTCAACCAATCTGCGCGCTTCCGCACGCGGCATCTCGAGTATGCGGCGAGCTACATCAACAAGCAGGCAGGCAGCATCGCGGGCAATGACCCGGACGTTGGAACAGGTGGCACACCGTTCATGAGATACCTGAAGAAGCACCGCGACGAGAACGCGGCGCAATTGGTGTGA
- the hrcA gene encoding heat-inducible transcriptional repressor HrcA: MAVPPVTELTDRARAIFQLVVEGYLESGQPVGSKTLSQEQSLDLSPASIRSVLADLESIGLLAAPHTSAGRMPTETGLRLFVDGMMQVAEPTRAEREAIAQRLKRSGPIEQALEATSSMLSDLSGAAGMVMVPSREPRLAQISLVPLGQGKALAVLVGEDGAIENRVIETGDTPAHVLEQVSNFITARLAGRTLAEATAAMRKEIADGKSALDTASQNLVERGLAVWTEDAAERPVLIVRGQANLLDESALEDLDRVRSLLDDLENKQSVAELLETARDAEATRIFIGSENRLFALSGSSVIASPYRDREGKVVGVLGVIGPTRLNYARVVPMVDFTARSLGKLIG, translated from the coding sequence ATGGCCGTACCACCCGTCACCGAACTGACCGACCGCGCCAGGGCGATCTTCCAGCTCGTGGTCGAGGGCTATCTCGAGAGTGGGCAACCAGTCGGGTCGAAAACGTTATCGCAAGAGCAATCTCTGGATCTCTCACCCGCGTCGATCCGTTCGGTGCTGGCCGATCTGGAATCGATTGGCCTGCTCGCAGCGCCGCATACCAGCGCCGGACGCATGCCGACGGAGACCGGACTGCGCCTCTTCGTCGACGGGATGATGCAGGTTGCCGAACCCACGCGCGCAGAACGTGAGGCCATCGCTCAGCGCCTCAAGCGATCCGGCCCGATAGAGCAGGCTCTGGAAGCGACAAGTTCGATGCTTTCCGATCTTTCAGGCGCCGCGGGGATGGTGATGGTCCCGAGCCGGGAGCCGCGCTTGGCACAGATCAGCCTCGTGCCACTGGGGCAGGGTAAAGCACTGGCGGTGCTGGTCGGCGAAGATGGCGCGATCGAGAACCGCGTAATCGAGACGGGCGATACCCCGGCCCATGTGCTGGAGCAGGTCAGCAATTTCATCACGGCGCGCCTCGCAGGACGTACGCTAGCCGAAGCGACAGCGGCGATGCGCAAAGAAATCGCAGACGGGAAATCGGCACTCGACACAGCCAGCCAGAATCTCGTCGAGCGCGGCCTCGCGGTCTGGACCGAAGATGCTGCGGAACGTCCGGTCCTCATCGTCCGCGGGCAGGCCAATCTGCTGGATGAAAGTGCGCTGGAAGATCTCGACCGCGTGCGCTCGCTCCTTGACGATCTCGAGAACAAGCAATCGGTCGCGGAATTGCTCGAAACCGCACGCGATGCCGAAGCGACGCGCATTTTCATCGGCAGCGAGAATCGTTTGTTCGCCCTCAGCGGCTCTTCCGTCATCGCATCGCCCTATCGCGATCGCGAAGGGAAAGTCGTTGGTGTGCTGGGAGTCATAGGCCCCACGCGGTTGAATTACGCGCGCGTCGTCCCCATGGTGGATTTCACGGCCCGTTCGCTGGGCAAACTGATCGGTTAA
- a CDS encoding DUF885 domain-containing protein, translating into MKECPLKTLRLAIIACALAYGAPAVASPSTDEALRALTDSYFEYRVEQSGRVLNEDGSTEDGAKLPSVTAQSQTVQAERAEAFLRELDGLDGEAMGDAAKIDAAVFRTLLNAEIGDARFREWEMPFDSDNNFWSYLAGRSGFRTVEEYERYIARMRDLPRYFSEHIANARAGLARGFSVPRVTLEGRDASLAAYVVEDPQSSPFWVPFAQMPESFSASDTNRLNAAGRAAIEEAVTPAYAEVLTFLRDTYLSNTRTTLAANEMPDGPAYYAQQIRQYTTLDLSAEEIHQIGLSEVTRITAEMERVKEDAGFEGSLEEFVQFLRTDPQFVAKTPDELMGVSAYVAKRTDMKLGDYFGFLPRHRFGIVEVDPAIAPFYTAGRGGYEACQMNTYDLPSRPLYNIPALTLHECAPGHSFQAAIADEQPEASPFRRRTYFSGFGEGWGLYVEYLGNEMGIYRTPYEKFGQLSYEMWRAVRLVVDTGIHHYGWSREQAIDYLASRTALSTHEVNTEIDRYISWPGQALAYKLGEMTMRRVRAKAERELGEAFDIRKFHDVVLSLGSVPLPVLEQRIDAFIADGGQGLEGVEYRQ; encoded by the coding sequence ATGAAGGAATGCCCGTTGAAAACACTCCGCCTCGCCATAATCGCATGTGCACTGGCCTATGGTGCGCCCGCCGTCGCATCGCCTTCAACCGACGAGGCGCTTCGTGCCCTGACCGACAGCTATTTCGAATACCGTGTCGAGCAATCGGGGCGCGTGCTCAACGAAGATGGCAGCACGGAGGATGGGGCGAAGCTTCCCTCGGTTACGGCACAGTCGCAGACGGTTCAGGCAGAGCGCGCTGAAGCGTTCCTTCGCGAACTGGACGGTCTCGATGGCGAGGCGATGGGCGATGCGGCAAAGATCGATGCTGCGGTTTTCCGCACGCTTCTCAACGCAGAGATCGGCGATGCGCGCTTCCGCGAGTGGGAGATGCCATTCGATAGCGACAACAATTTCTGGAGCTATCTGGCGGGGCGAAGCGGCTTTCGCACGGTCGAGGAATATGAGCGCTACATCGCCAGAATGCGCGACCTCCCGCGCTATTTTTCGGAGCACATTGCCAATGCCCGAGCCGGGCTGGCGCGTGGTTTTTCGGTGCCGCGAGTAACGCTGGAAGGACGTGATGCCTCGCTAGCTGCCTATGTCGTCGAGGATCCGCAGAGCAGCCCCTTCTGGGTGCCTTTCGCACAAATGCCGGAGAGCTTTTCCGCCAGCGATACCAACCGGTTGAATGCGGCGGGACGCGCTGCAATCGAAGAGGCGGTGACCCCGGCCTATGCAGAGGTGCTCACTTTCTTGCGCGATACATATCTGTCCAACACACGGACGACACTCGCGGCCAACGAGATGCCCGATGGCCCTGCCTATTACGCGCAGCAGATCAGGCAATACACGACCCTCGATCTGAGCGCCGAAGAGATTCACCAGATCGGCCTGTCCGAAGTGACTCGTATCACTGCCGAAATGGAGAGGGTGAAAGAGGACGCAGGGTTCGAGGGCTCGCTTGAAGAATTCGTGCAGTTCCTCCGTACCGATCCGCAATTCGTCGCTAAAACACCCGATGAGTTGATGGGTGTCTCGGCCTATGTCGCGAAGCGAACCGACATGAAGCTCGGTGACTATTTCGGTTTCCTCCCGCGCCACCGCTTCGGCATCGTCGAAGTCGATCCGGCTATCGCGCCGTTCTACACGGCTGGCCGTGGCGGCTACGAGGCATGCCAGATGAACACTTACGACCTGCCGTCGCGCCCGCTCTACAACATCCCCGCGCTGACGTTGCACGAATGCGCGCCGGGTCACAGTTTCCAGGCGGCGATCGCCGACGAACAACCTGAAGCGTCGCCCTTCCGCCGCCGGACATATTTCTCAGGCTTCGGCGAGGGCTGGGGGCTTTACGTCGAGTATCTCGGCAACGAGATGGGCATCTATCGCACCCCCTACGAGAAATTCGGCCAGCTGAGCTACGAGATGTGGCGCGCCGTGCGGCTCGTGGTCGACACCGGTATCCACCACTACGGCTGGAGCCGCGAGCAGGCGATCGACTATCTGGCGTCGCGAACTGCACTATCGACCCACGAGGTCAACACCGAGATCGATCGCTACATCAGCTGGCCCGGCCAGGCGCTGGCCTACAAGCTCGGCGAAATGACCATGCGCCGTGTCCGCGCCAAGGCTGAGCGGGAGCTTGGCGAGGCTTTCGACATCCGCAAATTTCACGACGTGGTGCTGTCGCTCGGTTCGGTGCCATTGCCCGTTCTCGAACAGCGCATCGACGCGTTCATCGCAGATGGTGGGCAGGGTTTGGAAGGTGTTGAATACAGACAATAA
- a CDS encoding crotonase/enoyl-CoA hydratase family protein, producing the protein MIETTELGAAIHARMDDGKVNDISMPMLDRLQEVLGKAAAKQQPVVLEGKPGLFSAGFDLKTFAKGADAALKLLQAGQDAILAILRHPAPVVTICTGNAFPAGAFLMMASDRAIGIRGDFKIGMNETMIGLVLPAYSIALATRRLAPSGRKAIGTGMMFDPEEALRVGYLDKLVDPGDLDAERAALPAFFEGMKLPAFAGNKAQVNAEVIAAIEATELPKL; encoded by the coding sequence ATGATCGAAACAACCGAACTTGGCGCGGCAATTCATGCACGGATGGACGATGGAAAGGTCAACGACATCTCCATGCCAATGCTCGACCGGCTGCAGGAGGTGCTCGGTAAGGCAGCGGCAAAGCAACAGCCAGTCGTTCTTGAAGGCAAACCGGGGCTCTTCTCGGCCGGCTTCGATCTCAAGACTTTCGCAAAGGGTGCAGACGCGGCATTGAAGCTTCTGCAGGCGGGACAGGATGCTATCCTTGCCATCTTGCGGCATCCCGCACCGGTCGTGACGATCTGCACCGGCAATGCCTTCCCGGCGGGCGCGTTCCTAATGATGGCATCCGACCGCGCGATAGGCATCCGCGGCGACTTTAAAATCGGCATGAACGAAACGATGATCGGGCTTGTTTTGCCTGCTTACAGCATCGCGCTCGCCACGCGCCGGCTCGCGCCTTCGGGTCGCAAGGCGATCGGCACGGGCATGATGTTCGATCCCGAAGAAGCCCTGCGCGTCGGCTATCTCGACAAACTGGTCGATCCCGGCGATCTCGACGCCGAACGCGCTGCGCTTCCGGCCTTTTTCGAAGGCATGAAGCTGCCCGCCTTCGCCGGTAACAAGGCGCAGGTGAATGCGGAGGTCATCGCGGCCATCGAGGCAACGGAGCTACCTAAGCTCTAA